The following is a genomic window from Saccopteryx bilineata isolate mSacBil1 chromosome 4, mSacBil1_pri_phased_curated, whole genome shotgun sequence.
CGTCTCAATGGCATTGCTCGTCGTCGGGCACAGCCTGTAGCACCCTAGGAGGGTTGAAAACGCCTTCCGGAAATCAGCATTGAAGGCGTAGATGATGGGGTTCAAGGAGGAGTTAGCCCACCCAAACCACACGAACACGTCGAATGTGATGGAATCGATGCAGAAGGGCTGGGTCTCCCCCGCCCCGCAGAAGGGCACCATGCAGTTCAGGACGAAGAAGGGCAGCCAGCAGCACACGAACACCCCCATGATCACCGACAGCGTCTTCAGAACCTTCGTCTCTCTTTTGAAGGACGTCTTAAAGGAGCTCTCCGGCTGGGAGCACTCCACGGGGTTTCCGTTCCCCGTGGCGGTCTGGCAGTTCTTGGCATGGACAGCGGCCCTCTCCAAGGCCGAGATGCGTCGGATCTGTTTCTGGGCGATCCTGTAGATCCTGGTGTAGGTGACAATCATGATGGCCACAGGGATGTAGAAGCTTATCAGGGAGGAGGAGATGGCGTAGGTCCTGCTCAAGCTGGAGTCGCAGTTGTCCGCGGCCTCGTCCAAGGACGTGGCGTTGCCATCCGAGGGGCTTGGGGGCTTCGCCTTGTGCCAGCTGAGCTGGACTGGGATGAAGGAGATGAGCACGGACAGAGTCCACGCCACGCCGATCAGGATGAAGGCGGCCCTGGGGGTCATCTTCCTCTCGTACCGGAAGGGGCTGGAGATGGCCCAGTACCTGTCCACGCTGATCACACAGAGGTTGAGGATGGACGCAGTGGAGCACATGATGTCAAAGGCCACCCAGATATTACAGAAGGACCCAAAGGGCCAGAAGCCGGCGATCTCGGCCACTGCTTTCCAGGGCATGACCAACACAGCCACCAAGAGATCGGAGACAGCCAAGGAGATGACAAAGAAGTTGGTCACCTTGGACCGCAGGTGCCGGAACCTGATGACGGCAGCGCAGACCAGTGTGTTCCCCAGGAGCGTGGACAAGATGAGCAGTGACAGGAAACAGGCTGTGAGGAT
Proteins encoded in this region:
- the DRD1 gene encoding D(1A) dopamine receptor isoform X1, coding for MRTPNTSTMDGAGLVVERDFSFRILTACFLSLLILSTLLGNTLVCAAVIRFRHLRSKVTNFFVISLAVSDLLVAVLVMPWKAVAEIAGFWPFGSFCNIWVAFDIMCSTASILNLCVISVDRYWAISSPFRYERKMTPRAAFILIGVAWTLSVLISFIPVQLSWHKAKPPSPSDGNATSLDEAADNCDSSLSRTYAISSSLISFYIPVAIMIVTYTRIYRIAQKQIRRISALERAAVHAKNCQTATGNGNPVECSQPESSFKTSFKRETKVLKTLSVIMGVFVCCWLPFFVLNCMVPFCGAGETQPFCIDSITFDVFVWFGWANSSLNPIIYAFNADFRKAFSTLLGCYRLCPTTSNAIETVSINNNGAVVFSSHHEPRGSISKDCNLVYLIPHAVDSSEDLKKGEAGGVANPPEKLSPALSVILDYDTDVSLGTIQPLTQVGQQPT
- the DRD1 gene encoding D(1A) dopamine receptor isoform X2, encoding MPALEGCQRPRALSLRKMRTPNTSTMDGAGLVVERDFSFRILTACFLSLLILSTLLGNTLVCAAVIRFRHLRSKVTNFFVISLAVSDLLVAVLVMPWKAVAEIAGFWPFGSFCNIWVAFDIMCSTASILNLCVISVDRYWAISSPFRYERKMTPRAAFILIGVAWTLSVLISFIPVQLSWHKAKPPSPSDGNATSLDEAADNCDSSLSRTYAISSSLISFYIPVAIMIVTYTRIYRIAQKQIRRISALERAAVHAKNCQTATGNGNPVECSQPESSFKTSFKRETKVLKTLSVIMGVFVCCWLPFFVLNCMVPFCGAGETQPFCIDSITFDVFVWFGWANSSLNPIIYAFNADFRKAFSTLLGCYRLCPTTSNAIETVSINNNGAVVFSSHHEPRGSISKDCNLVYLIPHAVDSSEDLKKGEAGGVANPPEKLSPALSVILDYDTDVSLGTIQPLTQVGQQPT